A DNA window from Vigna angularis cultivar LongXiaoDou No.4 chromosome 1, ASM1680809v1, whole genome shotgun sequence contains the following coding sequences:
- the LOC108341755 gene encoding stress response protein NST1: protein MIPPRRKKWTEAEEKTLIDKYGEMVADGSLAKMRTREKKFKPIACHVNSVHHVRDPVAYPWQWSWKDVSTKVQNMRHQYLLVKQKIKRPEFSGSGGGDCDDGSEFDWVEGLTHWSNFLRYKDVFGDVALVVGGHGGNELMAIEDGDHGDHHGDHGDGFLAGGGGMDMVEFGQMGHSGDGDFGAAMDGVDNEVMGLGFEYEAEEGEVNYNGSGREREDAAENGFVFEEEGEVNGSSLKKRKVVKGMERKVWRILGNQLGQLREMEARFEQREVERERERQRRENLRVELDKQWEKKLEEREKEREERDKERDKLRRQRMAEWEAMEKEIEEMERKRREEELIHEREWEERMNCRRLEWKKRVDEMLSQHRAEMGQMQTRFLHEQQNLTSQLLGLFSQWPAQPAGLSDHTSASNHYLSQMMQNLHHVNGIVHGDTRVEGDNQEDQFIVDG, encoded by the coding sequence ATGATTCCTCCGAGGCGGAAGAAATGGACCGAGGCCGAGGAGAAAACCCTAATCGACAAGTACGGGGAGATGGTGGCGGACGGTTCGCTAGCGAAGATGCGGACTCGCGAGAAGAAGTTCAAGCCGATTGCTTGTCACGTGAATTCGGTGCACCACGTGCGCGATCCTGTGGCGTACCCTTGGCAGTGGAGTTGGAAGGACGTTTCGACGAAGGTGCAGAACATGAGGCACCAGTATCTACTGGTGAAGCAGAAGATCAAGAGGCCTGAGTTTTCGGGGTCCGGAGGAGGTGATTGTGATGATGGGAGTGAGTTTGATTGGGTGGAGGGGCTTACTCATTGGTCTAACTTTCTAAGGTACAAGGATGTGTTTGGGGATGTTGCACTTGTTGTTGGTGGTCATGGTGGCAATGAGTTGATGGCAATCGAGGATGGGGATCACGGGGATCACCATGGGGATCATGGGGATGGTTTTCTTGCTGGTGGTGGGGGGATGGACATGGTTGAGTTTGGGCAGATGGGTCATTCTGGGGATGGGGATTTTGGGGCTGCTATGGATGGTGTTGACAATGAGGTGATGGGATTGGGGTTTGAGTATGAGGCAGAGGAAGGGGAGGTGAATTACAATGGGAGTGGTCGGGAGAGGGAAGATGCGGCGGAGAATGGTTTTGTGTTTGAGGAGGAAGGGGAGGTGAATGGGTCAAGTTTGAAGAAGAGGAAGGTGGTAAAGGGGATGGAAAGGAAAGTGTGGCGGATTCTTGGTAACCAACTGGGGCAGTTAAGGGAAATGGAAGCGCGGTTTGAGCAGCGTGAGGTGGAGAGGGAGCGTGAGAGGCAGAGGAGGGAGAACTTGCGAGTGGAGCTTGATAAGCAGTGGGAGAAGAAACTGGAGGAGAGGGAAAAGGAGAGGGAGGAGAGGGACAAGGAAAGGGACAAGCTTAGGAGGCAGAGAATGGCGGAATGGGAAGCTATGGAGAAGGAAATTGAAGAgatggaaagaaaaagaagagaggaagaattgATTCATGAGAGGGAATGGGAGGAAAGAATGAATTGCAGGAGGCTAGAATGGAAGAAGAGGGTTGACGAGATGCTAAGCCAGCACCGAGCAGAAATGGGCCAGATGCAGACTCGGTTTCTTCATGAGCAACAAAATCTTACTAGCCAATTGCTTGGTCTATTCTCTCAATGGCCTGCCCAACCTGCTGGCCTATCTGATCATACGAGTGCCAGCAACCATTATCTTTCACAAATGATGCAAAATTTGCATCATGTGAATGGAATTGTTCATGGTGACACTAGGGTCGAGGGAGATAATCAAGAAGATCAATTCATTGTTGATGGATGA